Within the Gloeobacter kilaueensis JS1 genome, the region GAACACTGTTTAGTGAACTATGTTCAGAATATGAGCAATCCGTCCCGCCGTCAAGGGCGCGGTGGTAGGCCACCCCGCGAGCCAGAACAAAAAGATGCAGTGCGAGCGCAGATTTTGCTGGCCGCCCGCCGGTTGATCGTCGAAGACGGTTTTCGGGCGCTGTCGATTCGCAAGCTCGCCTCTGAAATTCAGTACTCGCCGGCGGCCATCTACCTGTACTTTGAAAGCCGGGAGGCGATTGCCCGCGAGCTGTGCCTGCAGGGCTACCGCGAGCTGCTGCGTTGTCTGCATGTGGCCATCCAGGCAACTGCCGACCCCCAGGCCAACCTGCGGGCCTGCTTCGCCGCCTACGTCAATTTTGGTCTGAGCGAAGTTGAAACCTA harbors:
- a CDS encoding TetR/AcrR family transcriptional regulator; its protein translation is MSNPSRRQGRGGRPPREPEQKDAVRAQILLAARRLIVEDGFRALSIRKLASEIQYSPAAIYLYFESREAIARELCLQGYRELLRCLHVAIQATADPQANLRACFAAYVNFGLSEVETYRLIFIDEPEYLAAAFANWPADNPATQAYRLLLDVAQAVLCVDGGEPPRLSVVEFAETCWAAMHGIVSLKLTCPAFPTTPVEVLGRSTVELLLRGLRS